A stretch of Lathyrus oleraceus cultivar Zhongwan6 chromosome 6, CAAS_Psat_ZW6_1.0, whole genome shotgun sequence DNA encodes these proteins:
- the LOC127092123 gene encoding transcription factor EMB1444 isoform X2 has protein sequence MGTNLHQLLRSLCLDTDWKYAIFWKLRQHCARMILKWEDVYYDNLDNCDSSQSMHCQKNLDQICGGNFSNDPLGLSVAKMSYHVYSLGEGIVGQVAVNGNHQWIFADNLVTCSGPSFKLAEEWQSQFSAGVRTIVVVAVVPLGVVQLGSLNKVSEDMGLVTHIRSLFLSTRDQTSGYLPSQIQTVKHDTQKTMMGETSDRLMPFQCPGKNYSPPAVYQKTTVDARHGGLEIYSDQSSVLLQSMSNMMTAENRKLEGVRPSNERKCEGNNNSFKDTSLKSDKNVSSVFHNSVMDSNCNSANVLISPYVRDDTEMSTIQTESYYEDISYALKFPAGYELHEALGPGFLKESKYFDWAVQGNQDGKDAEMSDEFSCSQLTCESRPEHLLEAVVTNVCHSNNIVDNELSFSTSVHDATVSGRNPEVPILNVGTINSEGYSIDQPSHVKEKNHNRSLSSSGICGVISPKSFSSACPSSCSNQFERSSEPSKNSKKRARPGESCRPRPRDRQLIQDRIKELRELVPNGAKCSIDSLLECTIKHMLFLQSITKHADKLHKTKTKGSSWAMEVGGHLKVHSILVENLSKNGQMLVEMLCEECSHFLEIAEAMRSLGLKILNGITEARGEKTCVSFVVEGQNNRNLHRLDILWPLVQLLQSKSTMNA, from the exons ATGGGTACCAATTTACATCAACTACTAAGAAGTCTCTGTTTGGATACTGATTGGAAGTATGCTATCTTTTGGAAGCTACGACAACACTGTGCTAGGAT GATCTTGAAATGGGAGGATGTTTACTATGACAATCTTGATAATTGTGATTCTTCACAAAGTATGCACTGCCAGAAAAACTTGGATCAGATCTGTGGCGGAAACTTTTCAAACGACCCTCTAGGATTATCTGTCGCAAAGATGTCGTATCATGTATATTCCTTAGGGGAAGG TATTGTTGGACAAGTAGCTGTTAATGGAAATCATCAATGGATCTTTGCAGATAATCTAGTTACATGTTCCGGCCCATCTTTTAAG CTTGCTGAAGAATGGCAATCTCAGTTTTCTGCTGGAGTTAGG ACAATTGTTGTTGTAGCTGTAGTCCCACTTGGAGTTGTTCAACTCGGCTCTTTAAATAAA GTTAGTGAAGACATGGGGTTAGTAACACATATCAGAAGTCTCTTTTTGTCTACTCGTGATCAAACATCAGGTTACCTTCCTAGTCAAATCCAAACTGTGAAACATGACACGCAGAAAACCATGATGGGTGAAACATCGGATAGGTTAATGCCCTTTCAATGTCCTGGGAAGAACTACTCACCTCCTGCTGTTTATCAGAAAACGACTGTTGATGCCAGGCACGGAGGGCTTGAAATTTACAGTGATCAAAGTTCCGTTTTGCTTCAGTCAATGTCAAATATGATGACTGCAGAGAATCGGAAACTAGAAGGGGTGAGGCCTTCAAACGAAAGGAAGTGTGAAGGGAACAACAATAGCTTCAAAGATACTAGTTTGAAATCAGACAAAAACGTCTCATCGGTTTTTCACAATTCAGTTATGGATAGTAATTGTAATAGTGCCAATGTTTTAATAAGTCCATACGTTAGAGATGATACTGAGATGTCAACGATTCAGACTGAGTCTTATTACGAGGATATCTCATACGCGTTGAAATTTCCTGCTGGCTATGAGCTACACGAAGCACTTGGACCAGGTTTTCTGAAAGAGAGTAAATATTTTGACTGGGCAGTACAGGGAAATCAAGACGGTAAAGATGCTGAGATGTCGGACGAGTTTAGCTGCAGCCAGTTGACTTGTGAATCTCGTCCGGAGCATCTTTTGGAAGCAGTGGTGACCAACGTTTGCCATAGTAATAATATTGTTGATAACGAGTTATCATTTTCTACATCAGTTCACGATGCAACGGTCTCTGGAAGAAATCCCGAAGTTCCTATTCTTAATGTTGGCACTATTAATTCAGAAGGCTATTCAATCGATCAACCATCTCACGTTAAAGAGAAAAACCATAATCGGAGTTTGAGTTCATCAGGAATATGCGGTGTGATATCCCCCAAAAGCTTTTCTTCTGCGTGTCCTAGTTCGTGTAGTAACCAGTTTGAGAGGTCTTCTGAACCATCTAAAAACAGCAAAAAGAGGGCTAGGCCCGGGGAGAGTTGTAGGCCTAGACCAAGGGACAGACAACTGATCCAAGACCGTATTAAGGAGTTACGAGAGCTGGTGCCAAATGGAGCAAAG TGCAGTATTGATTCACTTTTGGAGTGCACAATAAAGCATATGCTCTTTCTCCAAAGCATAACTAAGCATGCTGACAAGCTACATAAAACAAAGACAAAG GGTTCAAGTTGGGCAATGGAGGTAGGAGGTCATCTGAAGGTTCATTCAATATTAGTAGAAAATCTTAGCAAGAACGGGCAGATGCTTGTTGAG ATGCTTTGTGAAGAGTGCAGCCATTTTCTTGAGATAGCAGAAGCCATGAGAAGCTTGGGCCTGAAAATTTTGAACGGCATAACTGAAGCTCGTGGTGAGAAGACATGCGTATCTTTTGTGGTTGAG GGACAAAACAACA
- the LOC127092123 gene encoding transcription factor EMB1444 isoform X1, with amino-acid sequence MGTNLHQLLRSLCLDTDWKYAIFWKLRQHCARMILKWEDVYYDNLDNCDSSQSMHCQKNLDQICGGNFSNDPLGLSVAKMSYHVYSLGEGIVGQVAVNGNHQWIFADNLVTCSGPSFKLAEEWQSQFSAGVRTIVVVAVVPLGVVQLGSLNKVSEDMGLVTHIRSLFLSTRDQTSGYLPSQIQTVKHDTQKTMMGETSDRLMPFQCPGKNYSPPAVYQKTTVDARHGGLEIYSDQSSVLLQSMSNMMTAENRKLEGVRPSNERKCEGNNNSFKDTSLKSDKNVSSVFHNSVMDSNCNSANVLISPYVRDDTEMSTIQTESYYEDISYALKFPAGYELHEALGPGFLKESKYFDWAVQGNQDGKDAEMSDEFSCSQLTCESRPEHLLEAVVTNVCHSNNIVDNELSFSTSVHDATVSGRNPEVPILNVGTINSEGYSIDQPSHVKEKNHNRSLSSSGICGVISPKSFSSACPSSCSNQFERSSEPSKNSKKRARPGESCRPRPRDRQLIQDRIKELRELVPNGAKCSIDSLLECTIKHMLFLQSITKHADKLHKTKTKLHDHMEKDIHGSSGYQQGSSWAMEVGGHLKVHSILVENLSKNGQMLVEMLCEECSHFLEIAEAMRSLGLKILNGITEARGEKTCVSFVVEGQNNRNLHRLDILWPLVQLLQSKSTMNA; translated from the exons ATGGGTACCAATTTACATCAACTACTAAGAAGTCTCTGTTTGGATACTGATTGGAAGTATGCTATCTTTTGGAAGCTACGACAACACTGTGCTAGGAT GATCTTGAAATGGGAGGATGTTTACTATGACAATCTTGATAATTGTGATTCTTCACAAAGTATGCACTGCCAGAAAAACTTGGATCAGATCTGTGGCGGAAACTTTTCAAACGACCCTCTAGGATTATCTGTCGCAAAGATGTCGTATCATGTATATTCCTTAGGGGAAGG TATTGTTGGACAAGTAGCTGTTAATGGAAATCATCAATGGATCTTTGCAGATAATCTAGTTACATGTTCCGGCCCATCTTTTAAG CTTGCTGAAGAATGGCAATCTCAGTTTTCTGCTGGAGTTAGG ACAATTGTTGTTGTAGCTGTAGTCCCACTTGGAGTTGTTCAACTCGGCTCTTTAAATAAA GTTAGTGAAGACATGGGGTTAGTAACACATATCAGAAGTCTCTTTTTGTCTACTCGTGATCAAACATCAGGTTACCTTCCTAGTCAAATCCAAACTGTGAAACATGACACGCAGAAAACCATGATGGGTGAAACATCGGATAGGTTAATGCCCTTTCAATGTCCTGGGAAGAACTACTCACCTCCTGCTGTTTATCAGAAAACGACTGTTGATGCCAGGCACGGAGGGCTTGAAATTTACAGTGATCAAAGTTCCGTTTTGCTTCAGTCAATGTCAAATATGATGACTGCAGAGAATCGGAAACTAGAAGGGGTGAGGCCTTCAAACGAAAGGAAGTGTGAAGGGAACAACAATAGCTTCAAAGATACTAGTTTGAAATCAGACAAAAACGTCTCATCGGTTTTTCACAATTCAGTTATGGATAGTAATTGTAATAGTGCCAATGTTTTAATAAGTCCATACGTTAGAGATGATACTGAGATGTCAACGATTCAGACTGAGTCTTATTACGAGGATATCTCATACGCGTTGAAATTTCCTGCTGGCTATGAGCTACACGAAGCACTTGGACCAGGTTTTCTGAAAGAGAGTAAATATTTTGACTGGGCAGTACAGGGAAATCAAGACGGTAAAGATGCTGAGATGTCGGACGAGTTTAGCTGCAGCCAGTTGACTTGTGAATCTCGTCCGGAGCATCTTTTGGAAGCAGTGGTGACCAACGTTTGCCATAGTAATAATATTGTTGATAACGAGTTATCATTTTCTACATCAGTTCACGATGCAACGGTCTCTGGAAGAAATCCCGAAGTTCCTATTCTTAATGTTGGCACTATTAATTCAGAAGGCTATTCAATCGATCAACCATCTCACGTTAAAGAGAAAAACCATAATCGGAGTTTGAGTTCATCAGGAATATGCGGTGTGATATCCCCCAAAAGCTTTTCTTCTGCGTGTCCTAGTTCGTGTAGTAACCAGTTTGAGAGGTCTTCTGAACCATCTAAAAACAGCAAAAAGAGGGCTAGGCCCGGGGAGAGTTGTAGGCCTAGACCAAGGGACAGACAACTGATCCAAGACCGTATTAAGGAGTTACGAGAGCTGGTGCCAAATGGAGCAAAG TGCAGTATTGATTCACTTTTGGAGTGCACAATAAAGCATATGCTCTTTCTCCAAAGCATAACTAAGCATGCTGACAAGCTACATAAAACAAAGACAAAG TTGCATGATCACATGGAAAAAGACATTCATGGATCGTCTGGTTATCAACAGGGTTCAAGTTGGGCAATGGAGGTAGGAGGTCATCTGAAGGTTCATTCAATATTAGTAGAAAATCTTAGCAAGAACGGGCAGATGCTTGTTGAG ATGCTTTGTGAAGAGTGCAGCCATTTTCTTGAGATAGCAGAAGCCATGAGAAGCTTGGGCCTGAAAATTTTGAACGGCATAACTGAAGCTCGTGGTGAGAAGACATGCGTATCTTTTGTGGTTGAG GGACAAAACAACA